The sequence GCCCGGCCCCCGCTCCGCAGCCGCAGGCCAGCAGCAATCCGCTGGAATCGCTGTCGCTCGACATCGGCCGGCTGATGGACCGCAACCTGGCCGCCGAGATGTGGGACCGCTATCAGCGCGGCGAGAACAAGGCTTTCACCAAGCGCCTGTACACGCCCGCCGGCCAGAAGGCCTTCGACGAGGTCGCCCGCAAGTACCGCGCCGACCGCAACTTCAAGGGCACGGTCGACCGCTATGTCGCCGAGTTCGAGCGCCTGCTCGACGAAGTCGCCCGCGACGGCCGCGGCCCGCAGGAGCTGCGCAGCCACCTGACCTCGGAGACCGGGCTGGTCTACACGCTGCTCGCGCACGCGGCGGGACGGTTGGGGTAAGCGACGGACAGCAAAGAACAGCGAATGAAAACGGAGGCCTCACGGCCTCCGTTTTTGTTTTGGATGCCGTAAGAGAAGCGGCACTGCGCATTGGAATATCGCGCTGCTCCTGCAACCTCGTCATTGCGAGGAGCCCTTGCGACGAAGCAATCCAGACTACCTCCGCAGAGACAGCCTGGATTGCTTCGCTACGCTCGCAATGACAGGGAAACAGTTTCGCCTCTCTCCTCTCGTGCCCCGGACGCAGCGCAGCGCCCCTTCGGCGGTGCGCTGCAGAGCCGGGGCCCATGTCGCGGACGGCGATTGCCATCTGGACCCCGGCTCTGCGCAGCAGCGTTACACGCTGCACGCGTCCGGGACACGAAACCTGGCTACAATGACGATAGTGAAAGGCGCCGATTGGCCTACCGCCTCGGCGCTGCCGCCGGCCTCGGCGGCTCGGGCGCAGGCGCCGGCTGCGATGAATTGCTGGCGCCGAACAGCACGCGGGTGGGATTGCGGTCGAAATTGTTCACGGCGCGGCTGATGTCGCCGAGGGTGCGACGGCCGTCGGCCATCAGCGCACCGGAGCGCTTGTCGAAATCCTCGGCGAGCTCGCGGATCGACTTCACCGCCTGGAACAGCTCGCCGCCATCCTTGCCGCCCGCGAGCGTGTTGAGGCCGAGCATGAGGCTATCGGCCTTGAGCATGACGCCGTCGACCTTGGCCATCACGCCGTCGATCTTCTCGGAATTGCGCGCGAGCGAATTGGTGAAGGTCTCGAGGTTCTTCAGCGAGTTCTTCACCGATTCCTGATTGTCGGCGACGATCTTGTTGACGTTCTGCAGCGTGGCGCGGATCGCCTCGGTGACGTCCTGGAGCTTGTTGGGGTCCGCCGTCAGCGTCGGGATGCCGTCCTGGTCGAGCGGCGGTGCCGGAGCGGCCTCGTCGCCGCCCTTGAGCGAGATGGCGGCAACGCCGGTGAGGCCCTGGAATTCGAGGCCGACCAACGTGTCCTTGCGGATCGGGGCGTTGTTCTCGATCATGGCGAGTGCGACAACCCGCCGCGGGTTGTCCAGCTTCACCGAGACCACCTCGCCCACCCGGATACCATTGAAGTTGACGCTGCCGCCGTTGCGCAGGCCCGCCGCCGGACCCTCGAACACGACGCGCAAGGGGCTGCGCTGCTTGGTGGTGTGCAGCGACTGAAACCACAGCACGAAGCCGATCGCGGCGGCGATCACCGCCAGCGTGAACGAGCCGATCAAGACGTAATTCGCCCGCGTTTCCATCAGGTGCTCCGGCTACTCAACTCATGACCGCGCGGGCGCGCTTGCCATGGAAATACTGCCTCAGCCAGGGATGCTGCGAGGCCTGCATGTCGGCGATCGACCCTGCCGCAATGATCTTACCGTTCCCTAAAACGGCGATGCGGTCACATGCGGTGTACAGGCTGTCAAGATCGTGGGTTACCATGAAAACGGTCAGCCCCAAAGTGCGCTGGAGCGTCCGGACCAGCTCGTCGAAATCGCCGGCGCCGATCGGGTCGAGACCCGAGGTCGGCTCGTCCAGGAACACCAGATCCGGATCGAGCGACAGCGCGCGCGCCAGCGCCACGCGCTTGATCATGCCGCCCGAGAGCTCGGAGGGAAAGCGGTCGGCGACCTCGGGCTTGAGGCCGACCATGGTCAGCTTGGCCATGGTGATCTCGTCCATCAGCCGCTGCGAGACGCGCAGATATTCGCGCATCGGAAACTGGATGTTCTGCCGCACCGTGAGCGAGGAGAACAGCGCGCCCTGCTGAAACAATACGCCCCAGCGCCGCTCGACGTTGCGGCGCTCCGACGTGCTGGAGGAATCGAGATCCACGCCGAACACCTCGATGGAGCCGGCGACCTTCGGCACGAGGCCGATGATGGTGCGGGTCAGCACCGACTTGCCCGCGCCGGAGGGACCGACGAAGCCGAGGATCTCGCCGCGCTTGACGTCGAGGTTGAGGCCGTCGAGCACGCGTGTTGCGCCGAACTGCACGGTGATACCGCGGACGCGGATGATGGGGTCTTGAATCTCGCCCGCCATCGTCACATCCCGATCGCGGCGAAGAAGATGGCGAAGACGCCGTCCATCACGATGACGAAGAAGATGCCCTTCACCACCGACGCCGTGGTGTGCTGTCCCAGCGACTCCGCGCTGCCCTGCACGGCGAGCCCTTCGACGCAGGCGACGATGCCGATCACGGCGGCCATCACCGGCGCCTTGACGATGCCGACGATGAAATGATCGATCGAGATGGCGTCGCGCAGCCGCAGCAGGAACGCCTCGGGCTGGACGCCGCCATAGAGCCAGGCCACCAGACCGCCGCCATAGAGCGCGGCCATCGCACCGAGGAAGGCGAGGATCGGCAGCGCCAGCACCAGCGCCATCATGCGCGGCAGCACCAGCACCTCGATCGGGTCGAAGCCCATGGTGCGCAGCGCGTCGATCTCCTCGCGCATCTTCATCGAGCCGAGCTCGGCGGTGTAGGCACTGCCCGATCGGCCCGCGACCATGATGGCGACCAGGAGCACGCCGATCTCGCGCAGCACCAGAACGCCGAGCATGTCGACGACGAAGATGTCTGCGCCGAACCTGCGGAAATGGAAGATGCCCTGCTGGGCGATGATGCAGCCGATCAGGAAGGTGATCAGCACGATGATCGGGACCGCGCGCCAGCACACCTGCTCCATGTGGTGCACGGTCGAGGTCAGGCGGAACGAGCGCGGATGGATCAGGATGCGAAAGCCCGCCGCGAGCACCGCGCCGAGCATGTCGACGAGGCCGGCAACGGTGCCGGCAATTCCGGTGACGGTCCGGCCGATCTGTTCCAGCATGCCGGTGATGGTGATCGGGCTGCTGTCGATCACCGGGGTTGCCCGTACCCGCCGCACCTCGTCGACCAGGCTGGAATAATTGGCGGAGAGCCCCGCGATCTGCGGCTCGACCGCGCCGCTCGTCAGGCTGCGGCGCAGCCGCTCGATCAGCCAGGCGCCGAACGTGTCGAGCTTGGCGACCTCGGAGACGTCGATGAAGATGCTTTGGGGACTGCCGGCGAGTTTCTCGGCATCGGCCACCATCCGCTCCAGGACCGGCGCAAAGCTCGCGGTCCAGGTGCCGGTGGCGCACAGTGCCAGCGCGTTGCCCTTGGCAATCCGCTCCAGCTTCGGATCGCCGTTCAAGATGTCCGCTCCCGTGCCGAAGCGCAGGAAACGGATGGAATCGGATGGTTGCGCACGCGCCCTTACCTAGAGAAGGTATCCCCAACTGGCCATTGTTAGTTGCTAGAGGTAACTAGCAGGTTCAGATTTCGCCAGAGTTCAAAATGACTTCCACGAAACTTCTCGCCCTGGCGGCGCGAATCGAGCGCTTCCCGATCGCCGGCAGCTTTACCATCAGCCGGGGGGCCAAGACCGAGGCCGTGACCGTCGTGGCGGAGGTCAGCCGGGACGGCCTGACCGGCCGCGGCGAATGCGTGCCCTATCCGCGCTATGGCGAGACGCCCGAGGCAACGCTGGCTGCGGTAAAGGCCATGCAGGAGGCTGTGGCGGGCGGGCTGACACGAACGGCCCTCCAGACCGCCATGCCGTCAGGTGCGGCCCGTAACGCGCTGGATTGCGCCCTGATTGACCTCGAGGCCAAGGCGGCGGGCCTGCGCGCCTGGAACCTGCTGGACCGTCCGCCCCCGACCGAGCGCACCACGGCCTACACGATTTCGTTAGGAGCGCCGGAGGCCATGGCCGTGGCGACCGCCAAGGCGGCGCACCGGCCATTGCTCAAGATCAAGCTCGGCGGCGACGGCGATCCGGAGCGAATCGCGGCGGTGCGCAAGGCCGCCCCCGCAGCCGAGCTGATCGTCGATGCCAACGAAGCCTGGACCGAGGCCAATCTGGAGCACAACCTCGCCGCCTGCGCCGCGGCCGGCGTCACCCTGGTGGAGCAGCCACTGCCGGCTGGGAAGGGCGAGGCGCTGGCGCGGATCAAGCGGCCGCTCGCCGTCTGCGCCGATGAGAGCGTGCACGACCGCGCCTCGCTCGCGCCGCTGCGCGACCGCTACGATGCCGTGAACATCAAGCTCGACAAGTCCGGCGGCCTCACCGAGGCGCTGGCGATGGCCGATGCTGCGCAGGCGCTTGGCTTCGAGATCATGATCGGCTGCATGGTCGCGACATCGCTGTCGATGGCGCCGGCGATGCTGGTGGCACCGCAGGCACGCTTCGTCGATCTCGACGGTCCCCTGCTGCTCGCGCGCGATCGCGACCACGGCCTGCGCTATGACGGCAGCCTGGTCTATCCGCCGGACGCCTCGCTCTGGGGATGAGCCATCAGCCGGTGCCGCGCCGACCAGATCACGAGCGCGCCGGCCGCGGCCATCGCCGCCATGACGTAATAGAGGCTATCGCCGATGCGGGCATAGATCGCGCCCGACGCGATCGAGGTCGCAGCGCCCAGGAGCCCGTTGCACGCGGCGTAATAGCCCTGGCCCCGCGCGATCTGATGTGAGGGCACGCGCTGCACCAGGAGATTCATGGTGCCGAGAATGGTCATGCCGAAGCTGAAGCCGTGGCCGAGCTGCACGATCGCGAGCAACAGCAGCGGCGGCTCATTCGCCGTGACGATCCAGCGCACCACGGCGCTCACGCCGCCGATCGCGATCATCGTGGACGGATGCAGCGAGAAGCGCGGCGACAGCGCGAACACGACGATCTCGGCGATCACACCGAGCGTCCACAGGCCCGCGATCGTCAGCCCGCTGATCCCGTGGAGCTGCCAGTTGATGGCGGAGAACGTGTAATAGGCGACGTGGCTGCCCTGGATCAGCGCTGCCGAGGCGATGATGGCCCAGAAGCCGGCATCGCGCAGCAGCGCCGTGTCGGCACGCGCCTCGGCGCTCTTGCGCCTAATCTCGTCGAGCGGCTGAAGCAGCAGGCTGGCTGCGACCGCGACGACCGCCCATGCGACGATGATCCAGATCAGATCGCGCGCTGCGATGACGTCCACGAGGTAGCCGCAGGCGAGCGAGCCCGCGGCGAACGCAGCCGAGCCCCATAGCCGCAGGGGTCCATAGTCGAGCCCGTAGCGCGCGACGCCGCGCAGCGCATAGGCATCGGTCAGCGGCATCGTCGGCGTCCAGATCATGCAGGTCAGCGCATAGATCAGGAACAGCGCCAGCGGCTGCTGCTGCAGGCCGACGGCGGTGAAGCCGATCGCGGTCGCCAGCACCGAGACCATCATGGCACCGCGAATGGCCTGACGCTTCTCGGCGAAGGCGGTCACTTGCGGCAGCGTGGTGAAACGCGTCATCGCCGGCAGCGCGTTGATGATCCCGATCCAGGCTGCGTCGATGCCGATCCCCTTCAGCCAGAGCGGGAAGAACGGCAGATGCGTGCCCGAGACCGCGAAGACGGCCGAATAGAACAGCGCTAGACTCACGGCGAATCGCCGCTTCTGCGCCGCTGCAATGGGGATTTGTGATTCGCCTGCCATCAAACCAATTGCGATTCGGTCGATATCGTGGTGATCGTTACAGTAACGCGTACTGATTTGCGCGACGAGATTGTCATGGCCAACGAAGCATTCGCCCTCTCGCCCATGTCTGCCCGCGCGGCCGAGCCGAACGAGCAGGATTACGACGCGATCCGCGAAGCCTTCATGGAGACCGCGCGCGGCCGCTGGTTCCTCGGCGAATACGCCAAGCGCAACCGCAATGCCGACACCCGCATGGTGCTCGATGCGGTCGCGAAAATCGAAGAAACCCTTGCGGCACAGCGGCAACCGGTCGTCGAGGACCGCCTGCCCGAAGCGCTGGTCGAGATCCGCCGCGCCATCCGCGAGGCCGAGACGATCGCGATCGCGGCGTTCGATCCCGCGGCGATCGAGGCGAGCCTCGCGCCGATCCCGCGCGGGGTGCGCATCATCAAGGAGATCTCCTGGCGCTGGCGCGAGATCGGCGCCGACGGGCGGATCTGCGACCTCATTGATTCGCAGCTGGCCTCGATCGAGGCTGCCTGCGGCCAGATTTCGACCATCGATCCCCGCGTCGAGCTCAAGGCCGCCTTCGATCTGCTGAAGGATCGCGTTGAGCAACTCGACGGCGACGCAACGCCGCAGGCCGCGGCAGCTCCCAGGCAAGAGGCGCCGTCGTCAACGGCGGACGTGCCGCCTGCAGAGGTCGCGCTTGGCGCGGCGGCGAGCGAAGCCCCCGTGGCTTTTACGGAGACGCCGCAAGACGTCGCAGCAGCTCCCGAGACCGGCGCCGCCGTCGAAGCAGCTGACGTCGCCGATACGACCGCCATCGCCGAGCAAGCGATGGAGATCGCCCTCGCGCCAGACATCGCGGCCGAAAGCCCGGTCAGACTGGGCGAAGCCGAACTCGAAGACGCGGCACGTGAAGCAGCCGCGCCTCGAGGCGTTGCGTTTGAAGAGCCGGTCGCAGAGACCGCCGCCTTCGCGGAAGTCACCGACGAGTTCTCGCTCGATGCCGCCGCGGAAGCCGAAGACGAAGCCATCCTGGACGCTATCGCGCTGGAGATGGCCGCGCCCGATCCTGAGTTCGACGAGATCATCGAACCGGTGGAGATGGCGGCGGCCGCTCCGGAACCGATGGCTGTAGAGGTCGCAACTCCCATTGCTGCGGAGCCGCCGCAGCCGGTCGCGCCAGAGCCGGTCGTCGCGGCGGTCGCGGAAGAGCCCGCCGCGGACGCGCCGATCGCGATGGACTCGCTCGCCCGCCTCACCGACGCCATCGCGGAAGCCGCCGCCGAGGTGATGGAGCAGCAGGCGCCGGCGATGGCCGCGACGGCAACGCTCGGCGTCGCGCCGAACGCGACTCTGCCGATGCCTTCGCCCCTGTCCTCGCCCGAGCCCTCCCTCGGTGCCACCATCCTCGCCAGCGGCATCCTGCAAAGGCCGCGAGCCGCCGCCAACGACCCGCTCGGTCCGATCCGCCGCATGACCCAGGCCGAGAAGATCGCGTTCTTTTCGTAAGGCTCAGCACCGTGTCCCGGACAAGCGGCAACGCGTCAGCGTTGCAGCGCAGAGCCGGGACCCAGAGGCCACGAACTCTTCAGCAACAATGGGCCCCGGCTCAGCAGCGCATCGCTGAAGAAGCGCTGCGCTGCTGAGCCGGGGCACGAGAGAAATGTTGAGGCCGGCTCTCTCCGCAGCATCATTGCGAGCGCAACAACGTGACTATCAGCTCCGTCATCCTGAGGTGCGAGGCGCACGATGCGCAGCATCGTGCGGGGAGCCTCGAAGGATGCGCGGCTCCGATGCAGCGGGGCTGTCGCCCTTCGAGGCTCGCCGAAGGGGCGAGCACCTCAGGGTGACGGTCGTAGAGTAGAGCGCGCTGCTTACACCCGCGTCACTGCAAGCGTCACCGCGCCCATCACCCGCAATTCCACACCGCCCCGATTGGCGTGCGCGTCCAGCACGGACCAAAACTGCCGCCATTGTAACGGCCGCCGTTGAAGCCGGGGCGGCCGAAATAGTGCCACTCGCCGTCCCAACGGTAGTACTGCAGAACCGGGTCGATGTACCAATGGCGCCGGTCGGCGCGCGACAGGCGGCGCATCGCGTCCTTCTGCTTGTAGAGCGGAATGCTGTTGCTCAGCGGCTGCCGATAGCCAGGCAGGAAGCCATAGCCTTTCCAGACCGGCTTGGGGCGCTTTTGAACTGGCTCAGCGGGTGCTGTGGCGGGCAGCAGAGACAGGATGACGGCGACGAATAGACACATCAGGCGAGACATGGATCGACCATAGACAGGCGGATGCGAGAAGGCCACTCAAATTCGGGTGCGAGGCTTTTCGCCGCTTCTGCTCATCGTGCTCTCGCGATAAGCATGCAAAGCACAGCAGTGGACGGCTTGCATGTTCCGGAGGGACGAATGTCTGAAACCCCGCGCGTCGGCGCATTCGCCATTATTCCGAGCAACGACCTTCTCGCCGCGATTCCGTTCTGGGAACGTCTCGGCTTCGCGCGTGGCGGCGGCGATGCCGGCTACGTCATCATGGCCGGTTGGGGTTGCGAGGTGCATCTCACGCAAGCCGGCGAGGACCCTTGGCGGGTGCCCGAGCACAATCCATTCGGCATTTTCATTCGCACGCCCGAGGTCGAGGCCATCGCTGCGCGCGTGGACGATTTGATCATCCGTCCCGGCGGCGTTCTGCGTCATCGCGAATGGGGCATGTATGAATTCGGCATCAACGGACCTGACGGTCTGCTGGTCCGGATCGGCTGGCCCTCAGAGCTGGTGATGTCCCCTAGCTGATCACGCCCTTCCTGATCAGGAAGCAGCCATAGCCCCGGCTGTCCCCTACCTGCACCACGCCGAAGCCTGCGGCCGCGGCGCGATAGAAATCCGAACGTGAGAGCTTGCCGGGCGTGACGACGCTGCCGGCCGCGCGTTCGATCTCGGCCAGCACGGCCCGCTGCACCTCGGGCACGCGGTCGGGATCGTCGACCGGCATCATCACGCGCACCGGATCGGGATCGAAATCGTCGAGTGGATAGACCG comes from Bradyrhizobium sp. CCGE-LA001 and encodes:
- a CDS encoding glyoxalase/bleomycin resistance protein, coding for MSETPRVGAFAIIPSNDLLAAIPFWERLGFARGGGDAGYVIMAGWGCEVHLTQAGEDPWRVPEHNPFGIFIRTPEVEAIAARVDDLIIRPGGVLRHREWGMYEFGINGPDGLLVRIGWPSELVMSPS
- a CDS encoding ABC transporter ATP-binding protein, with the translated sequence MAGEIQDPIIRVRGITVQFGATRVLDGLNLDVKRGEILGFVGPSGAGKSVLTRTIIGLVPKVAGSIEVFGVDLDSSSTSERRNVERRWGVLFQQGALFSSLTVRQNIQFPMREYLRVSQRLMDEITMAKLTMVGLKPEVADRFPSELSGGMIKRVALARALSLDPDLVFLDEPTSGLDPIGAGDFDELVRTLQRTLGLTVFMVTHDLDSLYTACDRIAVLGNGKIIAAGSIADMQASQHPWLRQYFHGKRARAVMS
- a CDS encoding RbsD/FucU family protein; this encodes MLKSIDPILTPDLLWLLAAMGHGDDLVFVDANHPATRIAAATSSQRLIQLPGINMETAARAIMSVYPLDDFDPDPVRVMMPVDDPDRVPEVQRAVLAEIERAAGSVVTPGKLSRSDFYRAAAAGFGVVQVGDSRGYGCFLIRKGVIS
- the dgcA gene encoding N-acetyl-D-Glu racemase DgcA, coding for MTSTKLLALAARIERFPIAGSFTISRGAKTEAVTVVAEVSRDGLTGRGECVPYPRYGETPEATLAAVKAMQEAVAGGLTRTALQTAMPSGAARNALDCALIDLEAKAAGLRAWNLLDRPPPTERTTAYTISLGAPEAMAVATAKAAHRPLLKIKLGGDGDPERIAAVRKAAPAAELIVDANEAWTEANLEHNLAACAAAGVTLVEQPLPAGKGEALARIKRPLAVCADESVHDRASLAPLRDRYDAVNIKLDKSGGLTEALAMADAAQALGFEIMIGCMVATSLSMAPAMLVAPQARFVDLDGPLLLARDRDHGLRYDGSLVYPPDASLWG
- a CDS encoding MlaD family protein, coding for METRANYVLIGSFTLAVIAAAIGFVLWFQSLHTTKQRSPLRVVFEGPAAGLRNGGSVNFNGIRVGEVVSVKLDNPRRVVALAMIENNAPIRKDTLVGLEFQGLTGVAAISLKGGDEAAPAPPLDQDGIPTLTADPNKLQDVTEAIRATLQNVNKIVADNQESVKNSLKNLETFTNSLARNSEKIDGVMAKVDGVMLKADSLMLGLNTLAGGKDGGELFQAVKSIRELAEDFDKRSGALMADGRRTLGDISRAVNNFDRNPTRVLFGASNSSQPAPAPEPPRPAAAPRR
- a CDS encoding MFS transporter translates to MAGESQIPIAAAQKRRFAVSLALFYSAVFAVSGTHLPFFPLWLKGIGIDAAWIGIINALPAMTRFTTLPQVTAFAEKRQAIRGAMMVSVLATAIGFTAVGLQQQPLALFLIYALTCMIWTPTMPLTDAYALRGVARYGLDYGPLRLWGSAAFAAGSLACGYLVDVIAARDLIWIIVAWAVVAVAASLLLQPLDEIRRKSAEARADTALLRDAGFWAIIASAALIQGSHVAYYTFSAINWQLHGISGLTIAGLWTLGVIAEIVVFALSPRFSLHPSTMIAIGGVSAVVRWIVTANEPPLLLLAIVQLGHGFSFGMTILGTMNLLVQRVPSHQIARGQGYYAACNGLLGAATSIASGAIYARIGDSLYYVMAAMAAAGALVIWSARHRLMAHPQSEASGG
- a CDS encoding MlaE family ABC transporter permease, coding for MNGDPKLERIAKGNALALCATGTWTASFAPVLERMVADAEKLAGSPQSIFIDVSEVAKLDTFGAWLIERLRRSLTSGAVEPQIAGLSANYSSLVDEVRRVRATPVIDSSPITITGMLEQIGRTVTGIAGTVAGLVDMLGAVLAAGFRILIHPRSFRLTSTVHHMEQVCWRAVPIIVLITFLIGCIIAQQGIFHFRRFGADIFVVDMLGVLVLREIGVLLVAIMVAGRSGSAYTAELGSMKMREEIDALRTMGFDPIEVLVLPRMMALVLALPILAFLGAMAALYGGGLVAWLYGGVQPEAFLLRLRDAISIDHFIVGIVKAPVMAAVIGIVACVEGLAVQGSAESLGQHTTASVVKGIFFVIVMDGVFAIFFAAIGM